In Pseudomonas nunensis, a single window of DNA contains:
- a CDS encoding IS3 family transposase — MINELGERYGVNDCCRVFEVSRSSFYAWRQRQGKVNPEREKLKAMLVEHHKESRASAGARTLSRELKAKGHRVGRHLARSLMREAGVVSRQRRRHKYKSSGVEALVAPHVLKREFDVTAINQVWCADVTYIKVGTRWMYFAAVLDLFARRLVGWAFSMISDAELTCEALRMAVELRGKPKDVLFHSDQGCQYTSHKFRNELLANGLRQSMSRKGECWDNAPMERFFGSLKSEWVPEAGYRSEYEARADLQRYVMRYNNVRLHSYNDYRSPVAMEKMAA; from the coding sequence CTGATCAATGAGCTGGGCGAGCGATACGGCGTTAACGACTGCTGCCGGGTGTTTGAAGTCAGCCGCAGCAGTTTTTATGCCTGGCGTCAGCGCCAAGGCAAGGTGAACCCTGAGCGGGAGAAACTCAAAGCCATGCTGGTCGAGCATCACAAGGAATCCAGAGCGTCCGCGGGGGCGCGCACCCTCTCCAGGGAGCTGAAAGCCAAGGGGCATCGCGTCGGGCGGCACTTGGCTCGCAGCTTGATGCGAGAAGCCGGCGTGGTCAGTCGTCAGCGCCGGCGTCACAAATACAAGTCATCGGGTGTTGAAGCCTTGGTGGCGCCGCACGTGCTCAAGCGCGAGTTTGATGTCACGGCGATCAACCAAGTGTGGTGCGCGGACGTGACGTATATCAAGGTCGGCACGCGGTGGATGTATTTTGCAGCGGTTCTGGACCTGTTCGCCCGCCGGCTCGTGGGCTGGGCGTTTTCGATGATCTCGGATGCGGAGCTGACCTGCGAGGCCCTACGGATGGCGGTTGAGCTGCGAGGAAAACCCAAAGACGTGCTGTTTCACTCCGATCAAGGCTGCCAGTACACCAGCCATAAGTTCAGGAATGAGTTGCTGGCGAATGGGCTGCGGCAAAGCATGAGTCGTAAAGGCGAATGCTGGGATAACGCCCCGATGGAGCGTTTCTTTGGCAGTCTGAAATCAGAGTGGGTGCCTGAAGCCGGTTACCGCTCGGAGTATGAAGCCCGGGCTGATTTGCAGCGCTACGTGATGCGCTACAACAACGTCAGGCTTCATAGCTACAACGATTACCGGTCACCGGTCGCCATGGAGAAAATGGCGGCGTGA
- a CDS encoding SRPBCC family protein: MNPASDRIERKILLKAPRSHVWRVLANAEAFGQWFGVALEGKRFVAGEWTQGQITYPGYEHLLWNVLVERVEPERVFSFRWHPYAVEPDVDYSQEPTTLVKFELQDMDEGTLLTVVESGFDHIPQSRRLKAFRMDSRGWDEQMSNIEEFLKVSEKAREHQGE, encoded by the coding sequence ATGAATCCAGCATCAGATCGCATCGAAAGAAAGATTTTGCTCAAGGCGCCGCGTTCGCATGTGTGGCGCGTGTTGGCCAATGCCGAGGCGTTCGGCCAGTGGTTTGGCGTGGCGCTTGAGGGCAAGCGCTTTGTTGCGGGTGAGTGGACCCAGGGGCAGATTACCTATCCCGGTTATGAGCACTTGCTGTGGAATGTGCTGGTGGAGCGGGTCGAGCCGGAGCGGGTGTTTTCGTTTCGCTGGCACCCATATGCCGTGGAGCCGGACGTGGATTATTCCCAAGAGCCGACCACCCTGGTGAAATTCGAACTCCAGGACATGGACGAAGGCACGTTGTTGACGGTTGTCGAGTCCGGTTTCGATCACATTCCCCAATCCCGCCGGCTGAAGGCGTTCCGCATGGACAGTCGTGGCTGGGATGAGCAAATGAGCAACATCGAAGAGTTTCTGAAAGTCAGTGAAAAGGCCCGCGAACATCAGGGCGAGTGA
- the inhA gene encoding isonitrile hydratase has protein sequence MTLQIGFLLFPQVQQLDLTGPYDVLASLPDVQVHLIWKDLVPVTASTGLVLKPTTTFEDCPALDVICIPGGAGVGPLMEDEQTLAFIKTQAANARYVTSVCTGALVLGAAGLLKGKRATTHWAYHDLLGTLGAIPVKDRVVRDGNLFTGGGITAGIDFALTLAAELFGKDTAQVVQLQLEYAPAPPFQAGSPETAPQSIVEEAQRRAAPSYVQRKLITERAAARLNLQ, from the coding sequence ATGACGTTGCAGATCGGTTTTCTGTTGTTTCCACAGGTTCAACAATTGGACCTGACCGGCCCTTATGACGTGTTGGCCTCGCTGCCGGACGTGCAGGTGCATCTGATCTGGAAGGACCTGGTGCCGGTCACCGCCAGTACCGGCCTGGTGCTGAAACCGACCACCACCTTCGAAGACTGCCCGGCGCTGGATGTGATTTGCATCCCGGGTGGCGCCGGTGTCGGGCCGTTGATGGAAGATGAGCAAACCCTGGCCTTCATCAAGACTCAAGCGGCCAATGCGCGCTACGTCACCTCGGTGTGCACCGGTGCGCTGGTGCTCGGTGCGGCGGGTCTGCTCAAGGGCAAACGCGCTACCACTCACTGGGCTTATCACGATTTGCTCGGGACATTGGGCGCGATCCCGGTGAAAGATCGGGTGGTGCGCGACGGTAATCTGTTTACCGGTGGCGGGATCACGGCGGGCATCGACTTCGCCCTGACCCTGGCCGCTGAGCTGTTCGGCAAGGACACCGCGCAAGTAGTGCAGCTGCAACTCGAATACGCGCCTGCACCACCGTTCCAGGCCGGCAGCCCTGAAACCGCGCCGCAGAGCATTGTGGAAGAGGCGCAACGGCGGGCGGCGCCGTCGTATGTACAGCGCAAGCTGATCACTGAACGGGCCGCGGCAAGGTTGAACCTTCAGTAA
- a CDS encoding alpha/beta fold hydrolase has protein sequence MIISYVQGTKLTFAYEHHGPTTGAPVILLHGFPYSPRAYDEIAPALAAQGYRVIVPYLRGYGPTRFNSPDTLRSGQQAALAQDLLDLMDALAIPQATLCGYDWGGRAACIVAALWPERVRGLVTGDGYNLQNIPGSIQPLDPETEHRLWYQYYFHTARGVEGLTQNRRAFCELLWRLWSPTWARNAERYPLSAPAFDNPDFVEVVIHSYRHRFMYVAGDPALEWMEEALAKQPPISVPTISLCGADDGVGPAPEADEDVEHFTGRYERRVLAGVGHNIPEEAPEATIKALLDLLKADLLKG, from the coding sequence ATGATCATTTCATACGTTCAAGGCACAAAACTTACCTTCGCCTACGAACACCACGGCCCCACCACCGGGGCCCCGGTCATCCTGCTTCACGGCTTCCCCTACTCGCCCCGCGCCTACGACGAAATCGCCCCGGCCCTCGCTGCACAAGGCTATCGCGTCATCGTCCCGTATCTGCGTGGTTACGGCCCGACCCGTTTCAACAGCCCCGACACCCTGCGCTCCGGCCAGCAAGCCGCGCTCGCCCAGGATCTGCTGGACCTGATGGACGCCCTCGCCATTCCACAAGCCACGCTTTGTGGTTATGACTGGGGCGGTCGGGCGGCGTGCATTGTCGCGGCGTTGTGGCCAGAGCGGGTTCGCGGCCTGGTCACCGGTGATGGCTACAATTTGCAGAACATTCCGGGGTCGATCCAGCCTTTGGACCCTGAGACCGAGCATCGCCTCTGGTATCAGTATTACTTCCACACTGCGCGCGGTGTTGAGGGTTTGACGCAAAATCGCCGAGCTTTTTGCGAATTGCTCTGGCGCCTCTGGTCGCCGACCTGGGCCAGGAATGCCGAGCGTTATCCCCTGAGTGCGCCGGCCTTCGATAACCCGGATTTTGTCGAGGTGGTGATTCACTCCTATCGGCATCGGTTCATGTATGTGGCGGGCGATCCTGCGCTGGAGTGGATGGAAGAAGCCTTGGCTAAACAACCACCGATCAGCGTGCCGACGATTTCCCTGTGCGGCGCTGACGATGGCGTGGGACCGGCGCCAGAAGCAGATGAAGACGTCGAGCATTTCACTGGTCGTTACGAGCGCCGTGTGCTGGCAGGCGTCGGGCACAACATTCCCGAAGAGGCGCCCGAAGCGACGATCAAGGCACTGCTGGATCTACTGAAAGCGGATCTACTGAAAGGCTGA
- a CDS encoding lysozyme inhibitor LprI family protein, with the protein MPPRFLLALMPLLFTTVAHAVDCDNATNQGDMNQCAAQQFKAADKELNALYQQINQRLKDSPDTKKLLVSAQRSWVAFRDAECNFSASGVDGGSVYPLIYSNCTTGLTKARVEAFKTYLKCEEGDLSCPVPGA; encoded by the coding sequence ATGCCCCCTCGCTTTCTCCTGGCGCTGATGCCGCTGCTCTTCACCACCGTTGCGCATGCCGTGGATTGTGACAATGCCACTAACCAAGGCGATATGAACCAGTGCGCCGCCCAGCAATTCAAAGCGGCGGATAAAGAGCTGAATGCGCTTTACCAGCAGATCAACCAACGGTTGAAAGACAGTCCTGACACCAAAAAATTGCTGGTCAGTGCCCAGCGGAGTTGGGTGGCGTTTCGGGATGCGGAGTGCAACTTCTCCGCTTCCGGGGTGGACGGTGGCAGTGTGTATCCGCTGATCTACAGCAACTGCACCACCGGGCTGACCAAGGCGCGGGTCGAGGCGTTCAAGACTTACTTGAAGTGCGAGGAAGGTGATTTGAGTTGTCCGGTGCCTGGGGCTTGA
- a CDS encoding aminoglycoside phosphotransferase family protein encodes MFEPWLKRWALVPDGEPIITPGSRLLPVRMGEVPAMLKVAMDAEEKFGNLLMTWWDGEGAAQVFAHHGDGLLMERAMGRRSLMNMALNGQDDEASQIMCAAVARLHAPRLSPLPPLVPLAQWFTSLHLAAAQHGGLYSLSLATAEALLASPQDVVVLHGDIHHDNILDFGPRGWLVIDPKRVIGERGFDYANLLCNPELPTATDPLRFARQIKVVAKAAGLERRRLLQWVLAFAGLSAAWFLEDDASLAAEGQLQVAKLAASMLEA; translated from the coding sequence ATGTTTGAACCTTGGTTGAAGCGCTGGGCGCTGGTGCCCGACGGCGAGCCGATCATCACGCCCGGCAGTCGTTTGCTGCCGGTACGGATGGGTGAAGTGCCGGCGATGTTGAAGGTGGCGATGGATGCCGAGGAGAAGTTCGGCAATCTGCTCATGACCTGGTGGGACGGCGAGGGCGCCGCCCAAGTGTTTGCCCATCACGGCGACGGCTTGTTGATGGAGCGTGCCATGGGCCGGCGTTCACTGATGAACATGGCGCTCAACGGCCAGGACGACGAAGCCAGCCAGATTATGTGTGCTGCGGTGGCGCGGTTACATGCACCGCGCCTTTCGCCCTTGCCGCCGCTGGTGCCGTTGGCGCAATGGTTCACATCATTACACCTGGCGGCCGCGCAGCACGGCGGCCTCTATTCCCTCAGTCTGGCGACTGCCGAAGCTTTGCTGGCCTCGCCACAAGACGTGGTCGTGCTGCATGGCGACATCCACCACGACAATATCCTCGATTTCGGCCCGCGAGGCTGGCTGGTCATCGACCCCAAGCGGGTGATCGGCGAGCGCGGTTTCGATTACGCCAACCTGCTTTGCAACCCTGAACTGCCCACGGCGACCGACCCGCTGCGCTTTGCGCGACAAATCAAGGTCGTGGCCAAAGCGGCAGGGCTTGAGCGTCGGCGCTTGCTGCAATGGGTGCTGGCATTTGCCGGATTGTCGGCAGCCTGGTTTCTGGAGGATGACGCCAGCCTGGCGGCCGAAGGTCAGCTGCAAGTCGCTAAACTCGCGGCTTCCATGCTGGAAGCCTGA
- the qhpC gene encoding quinohemoprotein amine dehydrogenase subunit gamma: MKHLKAINNKALKMDKAAEENRIEEVVAMSSVAGCASTTDPGWEIDAFGGVSSLCQPMEADLYGCSDPCWWPAQVPDMMSTYPDWNKDAQASNDNWRNLGTVFPKDK, encoded by the coding sequence ATGAAACATCTCAAGGCAATCAATAACAAAGCGCTGAAAATGGACAAGGCCGCGGAGGAAAACCGCATCGAAGAAGTGGTGGCGATGAGCTCAGTCGCCGGCTGCGCCTCGACCACTGACCCAGGCTGGGAAATCGATGCGTTTGGTGGTGTGTCGTCGCTGTGCCAACCGATGGAAGCGGACCTTTACGGCTGCTCCGACCCTTGCTGGTGGCCGGCCCAGGTGCCCGACATGATGAGCACCTACCCGGACTGGAACAAGGACGCGCAGGCCTCCAACGACAACTGGCGCAACCTCGGGACTGTCTTCCCCAAAGACAAATAA
- the peaB gene encoding quinohemoprotein amine dehydrogenase maturation protein has protein sequence MGAILNLVERNLHEVHVDADRMLFHIPSSSLFASDELTGTIIDTLRGPGCSSDDLIQRLAARFNGEEITETLCELMALELVSDGSPLTPDIGTKRVERTAINTVVLNVNTGCNLSCTYCYKEDLDKPSAGKKMDVETAVASVEMLLRESPDEERFTVVFFGGEPLSNRKLIEYMVDYCEKRFAEAGKFVEFVMTTNATLLTEDTVDYLNAHRFGLSVSIDGPKTVHDRNRITVGGQGTYDVVRRKAEMLLSRYNSRPVGARVTLTTGVTDVETIWDHLFNELGFAEVGFAPVTSGDISTFNLSSDELIEVFANMKKLGRRYLEAALEHRNIGFSNLHQLITDIHEGHKKALPCGAGLKMLAVDHKGELNLCHRFTGSSLPTFGNVHSGVKQVELNDFLSQRLDRTNTGCEDCQIRNLCSGGCYHESYARYGDPTHPTYHYCELMRDWVDFGIEVYTRIMAHNPAFISSYITPRKAH, from the coding sequence ATGGGCGCTATTTTGAATCTGGTCGAACGGAATCTGCACGAAGTGCACGTCGATGCCGACCGCATGCTGTTTCACATTCCCAGCAGTTCGCTGTTCGCCAGCGATGAACTGACGGGCACCATCATCGACACCTTGCGCGGCCCCGGTTGCTCCTCGGACGACCTGATCCAGCGCCTGGCCGCGCGTTTCAACGGTGAAGAAATCACCGAAACCCTGTGCGAGCTGATGGCTCTGGAACTGGTCAGCGACGGCTCGCCACTGACCCCGGACATCGGCACCAAACGGGTCGAGCGCACGGCGATCAACACCGTGGTGCTCAACGTCAACACCGGTTGCAACCTGAGTTGCACCTACTGCTACAAGGAAGACCTCGACAAGCCGTCGGCGGGCAAGAAAATGGACGTCGAAACCGCAGTGGCTTCGGTGGAAATGCTGTTGCGTGAATCCCCGGACGAAGAGCGTTTCACCGTGGTGTTTTTCGGTGGCGAGCCGCTGAGCAATCGCAAGCTGATCGAGTACATGGTCGATTATTGCGAGAAGCGGTTTGCCGAAGCGGGCAAGTTCGTCGAGTTCGTCATGACCACCAACGCCACGCTGCTCACCGAAGACACCGTGGACTACCTCAACGCCCACCGTTTCGGGCTGTCGGTGAGTATCGACGGGCCGAAAACCGTGCACGACCGCAACCGCATCACCGTGGGCGGACAGGGCACGTATGACGTGGTGCGGCGTAAGGCCGAGATGCTGCTGTCGCGCTACAACAGCCGTCCGGTCGGCGCGCGGGTGACCCTGACCACGGGCGTCACCGACGTGGAAACCATCTGGGATCACTTGTTCAACGAACTGGGGTTTGCCGAGGTCGGTTTTGCCCCGGTGACGTCGGGCGATATCAGCACCTTCAACCTGTCCAGCGACGAGTTGATCGAAGTCTTCGCCAACATGAAGAAGCTCGGCCGACGCTATCTGGAAGCCGCGCTGGAGCACCGCAATATCGGTTTTTCCAACCTGCACCAGTTGATCACCGACATCCACGAAGGCCACAAAAAAGCCCTGCCGTGCGGCGCGGGCCTGAAGATGTTGGCGGTGGACCACAAAGGCGAATTGAACCTGTGCCATCGCTTTACCGGTTCGTCACTGCCGACGTTTGGCAACGTCCACAGCGGCGTGAAACAGGTCGAATTGAACGACTTTCTGTCCCAGCGCCTGGACCGCACCAACACCGGGTGCGAGGACTGCCAGATCCGCAACCTGTGCTCCGGCGGCTGCTATCACGAAAGCTATGCCCGCTACGGCGACCCGACCCACCCGACCTATCACTACTGCGAACTGATGCGTGACTGGGTCGACTTCGGCATCGAGGTCTACACCCGGATCATGGCCCACAACCCTGCGTTTATCAGCAGCTACATCACTCCGCGCAAGGCTCACTGA
- a CDS encoding ADP-ribosylglycohydrolase family protein, whose amino-acid sequence MQPSLSERYRGALLGLACGDAIGTSVEFQPRGSFASLTDMVGGGPFNLKPGQWTDDTSMALCLAESLLTKTGFNAADQMGRYLNWWHWGYLSSTGECFDIGMTVRDALTRYQETGDPFAGSVDPNTAGNGSLMRLVPVVLYYFPDIERIRTFAADSSRTTHAAPEAIECCQLFAELIGKTLQCAFKEDLRRLPETTFLEPKVAAIARGDYLGKPKSEIRGSGYCVASLEAALWCFHHTDSFEAAILEAANLGDDADTTAAIVGQLAGAYYGVQAIPEGWLTKLHQRDDIEATAEALYQTAKDHAPLTQSEHGNE is encoded by the coding sequence ATGCAGCCTTCACTCTCGGAGCGTTATCGCGGGGCCCTGCTGGGACTGGCATGCGGCGATGCCATTGGAACCAGCGTCGAATTCCAGCCGCGCGGCTCGTTCGCCAGCCTGACCGACATGGTGGGCGGCGGGCCTTTCAACTTGAAGCCGGGGCAATGGACTGATGACACCTCAATGGCGCTTTGCCTCGCGGAAAGCCTGTTGACCAAAACCGGATTCAACGCGGCCGATCAAATGGGCCGTTACCTCAACTGGTGGCATTGGGGTTACCTGAGTTCAACCGGCGAATGCTTCGACATTGGCATGACCGTGCGTGACGCCCTTACCCGCTACCAGGAAACCGGCGACCCTTTTGCTGGCTCCGTCGACCCGAATACCGCTGGCAACGGCTCGTTGATGAGATTGGTGCCGGTGGTGCTGTATTACTTTCCCGACATAGAACGGATCAGAACCTTTGCCGCCGACAGTTCCCGGACCACCCACGCCGCGCCGGAAGCGATCGAATGCTGCCAGTTGTTCGCCGAATTGATTGGCAAGACACTGCAATGTGCTTTCAAGGAAGATTTGCGCCGTCTGCCGGAAACGACCTTCCTTGAACCCAAGGTCGCGGCCATCGCACGAGGGGATTACCTGGGCAAACCGAAAAGTGAGATCCGCGGCAGTGGGTATTGCGTTGCATCGCTGGAAGCGGCCTTGTGGTGTTTTCATCACACCGACAGTTTTGAAGCAGCCATCCTGGAAGCCGCGAACCTGGGGGACGATGCGGATACGACCGCCGCAATCGTCGGTCAGTTGGCCGGAGCCTATTACGGTGTACAGGCGATTCCCGAGGGTTGGCTGACAAAGTTGCATCAGCGAGATGACATTGAAGCCACAGCTGAAGCTCTGTATCAGACGGCAAAAGATCACGCCCCACTCACTCAGTCAGAGCATGGTAATGAATAG
- a CDS encoding transposase, whose amino-acid sequence MRTSYSTEFKLKAVGMVLDEGISVPEVCASLDIGPTALRRWVDQVRKERQGSTPVGAKAITADQREIQELKALLRQKDRDIEILKKASALLLLDAKDHSH is encoded by the coding sequence ATGCGTACTTCTTATTCAACTGAATTCAAACTCAAGGCTGTCGGCATGGTGCTGGACGAGGGGATATCGGTTCCCGAGGTCTGTGCCAGTTTAGATATTGGCCCTACGGCCTTGCGTCGCTGGGTCGACCAGGTGCGTAAAGAACGCCAGGGTTCGACGCCGGTGGGAGCCAAAGCGATCACCGCTGACCAGCGAGAAATCCAGGAACTCAAAGCCTTGCTCAGGCAAAAAGACCGGGATATCGAAATCCTAAAAAAGGCCAGTGCTCTCCTGCTGTTGGACGCCAAAGATCATTCTCACTGA
- the peaD gene encoding quinohemoprotein amine dehydrogenase subunit beta: MLRIKACGLAAFAVLGACSLNVLADENTALQDGHEYMLTTNYPNNLHVIDLATDTLFKTCKMPDAFGPGTVQLSPDRKTAYVLNNHYADIYGVELDSCKQVFHASITQKPGEKAKSMFAFTLSHDGKELFAIANPTLMLNDRYEVQQPRLDVYPTDAGMDAKPVRSFPAPRQLTIMQSGDDGTLYVAGADVYKVDVKTGKFDVLIPSRHWKRENYSAPDVLYVWNQQTYRHDFSLLYTAAKFKDKKQDPLTAEYLYGLFSVDLKTGKTETTDFGPLTEIYFSGMRSPKDPNLMFGVLNRLAKYDIKQKKMLQAATLDHSYYCISFNKDGSKIYLAGTFNDVAIFDAESMKQVGSIKLPGGDMAITTAQIFVR, encoded by the coding sequence ATGCTTCGTATCAAAGCCTGCGGCCTGGCCGCATTCGCCGTCTTGGGTGCTTGTTCGCTCAATGTTCTGGCCGATGAAAACACTGCGTTGCAAGACGGTCATGAGTACATGTTGACCACCAATTACCCGAACAACCTGCACGTGATCGACCTGGCCACCGACACCTTGTTCAAGACCTGCAAGATGCCGGATGCCTTCGGCCCGGGCACCGTGCAACTGTCGCCGGATCGCAAGACTGCGTATGTGCTGAACAATCACTACGCGGATATCTACGGCGTCGAACTTGACAGCTGCAAGCAGGTGTTCCACGCCAGCATCACCCAGAAACCGGGGGAGAAAGCCAAGTCGATGTTCGCCTTCACCCTGAGCCATGATGGCAAGGAATTGTTCGCCATTGCCAACCCGACGTTGATGCTCAACGACCGCTATGAAGTGCAGCAGCCACGGCTCGATGTCTATCCAACCGACGCCGGCATGGATGCCAAACCGGTGCGCAGTTTCCCGGCGCCACGGCAGTTGACCATCATGCAGAGCGGCGACGACGGCACGCTGTATGTGGCGGGGGCGGACGTCTACAAAGTGGATGTGAAGACCGGCAAGTTCGACGTGCTGATCCCCAGCCGTCACTGGAAACGCGAAAACTACAGCGCGCCGGACGTGCTCTATGTGTGGAACCAGCAGACCTATCGCCATGACTTCTCGCTGCTCTACACCGCGGCGAAATTCAAGGACAAGAAGCAGGACCCACTGACCGCCGAATACCTCTACGGGCTGTTCAGTGTCGACCTGAAAACCGGCAAGACCGAAACCACCGATTTCGGCCCACTGACGGAAATCTACTTCAGCGGCATGCGCTCGCCCAAGGACCCGAACCTGATGTTCGGCGTGCTCAACCGCTTGGCCAAGTACGATATCAAACAGAAGAAAATGCTCCAGGCAGCGACGCTGGATCACTCTTACTACTGCATTTCCTTCAACAAGGACGGCAGCAAGATCTATCTGGCGGGGACGTTTAACGACGTGGCGATTTTTGATGCCGAAAGTATGAAGCAGGTGGGGAGTATCAAGTTGCCGGGTGGGGATATGGCGATTACCACGGCGCAGATATTTGTTCGGTAA
- a CDS encoding GFA family protein, whose product MNSLRGSCLCKTIEYQLDSLDMSISHCHCQTCRKAHAAAFASTAGVMREHFRWTKGQDRLSSYESSPGKLRHFCSVCGSQLMAERLAQPHVIVRVATLDVDPGTRPQAHIWTAHDVPWLEYESIEKCLEWQT is encoded by the coding sequence ATGAATAGCCTGCGCGGAAGCTGCCTGTGCAAAACCATCGAGTACCAGCTCGATAGCCTCGACATGTCGATCAGCCATTGTCATTGCCAGACCTGCCGCAAGGCCCACGCTGCGGCGTTTGCCTCGACCGCAGGGGTGATGCGCGAGCATTTTCGCTGGACCAAGGGGCAGGATCGGTTGAGCAGTTATGAATCGTCGCCGGGCAAGTTGCGACATTTCTGTTCTGTGTGTGGCTCGCAGTTGATGGCGGAGCGCTTGGCTCAGCCGCATGTGATTGTGCGGGTGGCGACGCTGGATGTTGATCCGGGGACGAGGCCGCAGGCGCATATCTGGACGGCGCATGATGTGCCTTGGCTTGAATATGAATCGATTGAAAAATGTTTGGAGTGGCAGACATAG
- a CDS encoding GlxA family transcriptional regulator, whose product MPKSIHVLAFANVQVLDVTGPLQVFASANDIARQQGLPAPYAPSVIACGGGAVMSSAGLALLTEPLPSDPSDTLIIAGGWGVYSAAEDAQLVEWVREHATGCRRVSSVCTGAFLLAASGWLDGRRVVTHWTRCEELAQKHPRLHVEPNPIFINDGPVWTSAGVTAGIDLALAMVEEDLGRAMALDVARQLVVFLKRPGGQSQFSVTLSLQQEGNRFDELHAWISENLTKDLGVPTLALQAGMSERSFIRHYRTDTGQTPARAIELIRVETARRLLSDTGVPIKRVAVQCGFGSEETLRRSFLRAIGVTPQAYRERFSVSLSVDPLSVDPAVP is encoded by the coding sequence ATGCCGAAATCCATTCATGTGCTCGCGTTTGCGAACGTCCAGGTACTCGACGTCACGGGGCCGTTGCAGGTGTTTGCCTCGGCCAACGACATTGCACGGCAACAGGGTTTACCCGCGCCCTATGCGCCGTCGGTGATTGCCTGCGGGGGTGGGGCGGTGATGTCGTCGGCGGGCCTGGCGTTGTTAACCGAGCCATTGCCCTCGGACCCCAGCGATACATTGATCATCGCTGGCGGTTGGGGCGTTTACTCGGCGGCCGAAGACGCGCAGCTGGTGGAGTGGGTGCGCGAACACGCAACCGGTTGTCGCCGCGTTTCTTCAGTTTGCACCGGCGCATTTCTGCTGGCGGCCAGCGGCTGGCTCGACGGTCGGCGCGTGGTCACCCACTGGACCCGTTGCGAGGAGTTGGCGCAAAAGCATCCGCGCCTGCACGTCGAGCCCAACCCGATCTTCATCAATGACGGCCCGGTCTGGACCTCGGCGGGCGTCACCGCCGGCATCGACCTGGCGCTGGCCATGGTCGAAGAAGACCTCGGTCGCGCCATGGCCCTGGACGTCGCCCGGCAACTGGTGGTGTTTCTCAAACGACCTGGCGGCCAGTCGCAGTTCAGCGTGACCTTGTCTCTGCAGCAGGAAGGCAACCGTTTCGACGAACTTCATGCCTGGATCAGCGAAAACCTCACCAAGGATCTTGGCGTCCCGACTTTGGCGCTGCAAGCTGGCATGAGCGAACGCAGCTTCATCCGCCACTACCGCACCGACACCGGCCAGACTCCGGCCCGGGCCATCGAACTGATCCGGGTCGAAACCGCGCGACGGCTGCTCAGCGACACCGGCGTGCCGATCAAACGGGTCGCGGTGCAATGCGGTTTTGGCAGCGAAGAAACCCTGCGCCGCAGCTTCCTGCGGGCCATTGGAGTGACGCCGCAAGCCTATCGCGAGCGCTTCAGCGTCAGCCTTTCAGTAGATCCGCTTTCAGTAGATCCAGCAGTGCCTTGA